The Oncorhynchus nerka isolate Pitt River linkage group LG11, Oner_Uvic_2.0, whole genome shotgun sequence genome includes the window cctaagtttacatcaggtaatactgtcaaagtacacagttacattgacaacatgcctaaacattttgacgaccttgttcgtgaacaatgactcaatgacttatcattctgatgacactgacatgatcattggcatgaatatttacttttgagagatgtactaaggatttttagtgactgactagctttagaaacatatctattgtatattgcagtttgtacaaattgttctgagaaatgcacttattattttgcacaatgttagggatgatgtgaaaaatgcaccaaagcgactgagaaaaactgtaaatcACACAACACGTCGCTTTCTCACTTTCTGTTTATGTTAAATCACACAACACGTCGCTTTCTCACCTTCTTTTTATGTTAAATCACACAACACGTCGCTTTCTCACCTTCTTTTTATGTTAAATCACACAACACGTCGCTTTCTCACCTTCTTTTTATGTTAAATCACACAACACGTCGCTTTCTcaccttctttttcttcttcttcttattttCCTCCTCGCTATCAGAGGAGGatgaagacgaggaggaggaagatgaagaaCTGGAATCCTGTGGCAAAAACGGTGTCCAATATGTCAGTCATATGGGGACAGTGTGGAGCATTGCACCATCCAACATTACCATAGAATACAATGTGGCTgatagtttggaaccaccaacctcagctttcttcttcttcttcttcttcttcttctttttgtcatCCTCGCTGTCTGAAGAGGAACAGCTTTCCGAGGATGAAGAGGATGATGAACAGCCAGAGTCCTTCAATTAAAAAAAACACTCATTAGGGTATTGTAGCTGTATTACATAATTCATTACATGAGCTCAATTACATGACACTTTTGGAGAGGAGCTCAAGTCCAATGGCAGAATAACACAGCTCAACTAAATACTTGTGGGAAAGGTTGTCTGTACTGTACCACAGGGAGCCAATGGGAACTGAGATGAgtaccttcttcttcttcttcaacttcttcttcttctctttctccttgcCTCCTTCTCTCTCGTCATCACTCAGGTTTCCAGCTTCCATTCCTCCAGGAAAATCTCTGCCACCTTTCGTCGCGGGAAAGAAGACTATCACCCTCAAGATTTCCCCTTCATAATCTCCATATCTCTTCTGAGactattttaaaaaaaaaattttttacttacaaatccattcagctgatgcaCCACCCTCCTTTGCTTTGTCTTTCTTGCACTGTGATTGGGGAGAGGGTATTACGACAGAGAAAGTCATtcgggggatacagagagagtttCAATTcaaagtgaggagaggagtgTCCGTTTGTAGATCTGTTTGCGTTTTACCTTGTCATCGTCATCACTCTCAGACGCAGAGCCCTGAGAAAAAGCGTGAGAGGTTGAATTCCTTTGTAACTTTAACCCTTTTCATCTCTGACGCCCTCTGCTGACACTTTCTAAGCGACACATTTTCGACCTTACAAAACTGTAAGTCTAACAAACACACGCTTAATACTGTTAGAAGGTAATAACCGTGGGATTCGGATACACCATGGGATTCTATACATGGGATTCTATACGTTAACAATTATTGCAGAGCCAGAGATACAGGACTATTGCAGAGCCAGAGATACAGGACTATTGCAGAGCCAGAGATACAGGACTGTTGCAGAGCCAGAGATACAGGACTATTGCAGAGCCAGAGATACAGGACTATTGCAGAGCCAGAGATACAGGACTATTGCAGAGCCAGAGATACAGGACTGTTGCAGAGCCAGAGATACAGGACTGTTGCAGAGCCAGAGATACAGGACTATTGCAGAGCCAGAGATACAGGACTGTTGCAGAGCCAGAGATACAGGACTGTTGCAGAGCCAGAGATACAGGACTATTGCAGAGCCAGAGATACAGGACTATTGCAGAGCCAGAGATACAGGACTATTGCAGAGCCAGAGATACAGGACTGTTGCAGAGCCAGAGATACAGGACTATTGCAGAGCCAGAGATACAGGACTATTGCAGAGCCAGAGATACAGGACTATTGCAGAGCCAGAGATACAGGACTATTGCAGAGCCAGAGATACAGGACTATTGCAGAGCCAGAGATACAGGACTATTGCAGAGCCAGAGATACAGGACTATTGCAGAGCCAGAGATACAGGACTATTGCAGAGCCAGAGATACAGGACTATTGCAGAGCCAGAGATACAGCAGGCAAGGAAAAGCTAAATAAATATGCTAAGTAAATATACACGGACTGtacgaaacattaggaacaccggcTCTTCCCACGGAGTGGGTACCACTTAGGCTAAGCGGACTCGGTACCGCTTAAGTTTCAAGGTTAAAACTCTCGAAAGGCCTGTTGTTATACGCCTCGATGACCTCACCTTGTCCGTTCTCttgtctttcttcttcttcttgtcttTCTTTTTTTCCCCTTTGCCCAATTTCTGTCCCAGGGTACCCTCCAGTCCAGCACCCTCCTCACCTGCGGATATGCATATTTTGGGTCACCATTTCTTGTTGTCTACTGTGAACATGTTTAATGACCTTATATGAATGAACATGAAGACCTGATGTGATGCTGTGTTTACAATGCCCATGTTTCCAAAGAAAGCATCCAGAATGAGAATAGCTTTGCATGCAGAACAACGTTGTGAAAACACGTTGTGACATTTTAAAAGAAGAAATGACATACCAGCTGTTGAAACGCCAGCAGCACAGCTGTACTCATCCTTGCCCTGTCCGTCTGCCTCTTCTCCCTGCTCCCAAACACAACAAAACAGAACACATGTGACTACAGTATGTTCTTGCAGGGTTTTCTGGGTAAGCGCATGCAAGTAGGCCAAGTTAGGCTTCCCCAAAAGCTAATGCATTGAGGAAAATAATTGTTCTTGCTGGTGTGTCTGGTTTGGTAATAGTGCTGGCCCGCTGTTTAAGAGCTTGCTGTTCATTGCACTAACTTCTGTGTAGTCTGCAAACAAATGAGGTGTGGATAGCAATTGAACTGTTAATTATGTAGGGGGAATAACATGGCAAAATAAGGCGGttttattattgaaaaaaaaaagaattaaAGTTGTACACTACAGTGATTGCAAAGCAGAAATAGCTTCAGACTCAGTTTGAAAACATCTTTCAATGTTTTTGACATGGTACCAACACGCTAGAACTCCTaatctggtactgtatattacctTTTTTTTGTCTGCCTCGCTGTCAGAAGAACATCTAGAATCCTAGAAGAGAAATGTCCATGAGTCAGGACGTCAGGTAAATGTTTCACAATTACTGTCAGGTCATATTGTAAGGGTTTCAGTCAGATTTGTTGATTTGGAAGAGGTATCCTGTTTATAACACTTTGACATTGTTTAGCCACGTTGGTGTAATGAGAAATGTTCTTACCTTTTTCTTttgcttcttcttcttttttcttcttcttcttcttcttcttcttcttgtcaCTGTccgaggatgaggaggatgaagagCTATCAGAGGATGAAGATGAGGAGCTGGAATCCTGAAAAAGAATTCAAACAAATCGTTAGTGTGCTGTGTCGACAAAATGGGCACCACACGTTTATCTGATCTCATGTTGAATCAAACctttttcttcttcctcttcttcttcttcttcttatttttcttctcctcctcctcactgtctgaggaggaggatgagctggaagatgaagaagaggagctGGAATCCTGAGAGCCGGAAAACAGGAACATAGAAAAGGACCTCTTTCATGAGACTGAGATTTCACACTTTACCACATGTATGTATACAGGGGAGCTACAATACataccttcttcttcttctttttctttcttcttcttcttcttcttatcctcctcctcactgtctgaggaggaggatgagctggaagatgaagaagaggagctGGAATCCTGAGAGCCGGAAAACAGGAACATAGAAAAGGACCTCTTTCATGAGACTGAGATTTGACACGTTACCACCTGTATGTATACAGGGGAGCTACAATACataccttcttcttcttcttcttcttcttcttcttcttcttcttgtcctCTTCACTGTCCGAGCCTGAGTTCTAAGAGGAAGGGACAAAAATGCATGTTCTAAATCCTGCCACGGTAACATTGAAGTAAACGCTGACTTCCTCTGCGATGTAGAGTATTGATGTGGCTTCTTGTTACTGTGCACACTCTGGCTTGTAACTTCTGGAAAAGGAAATTGGCCATGGTGATGATACGAAATGACATAATATATTTGATGAAAACCCACTCACATCCTCTTTCTTCTTTGTTTCCTCGTCGTTTAGATCAGTGACGCCTTCAAGCCCTGCGACGACAACAAAAACAGTCAATATGTTTTAGTGAACGACAATATAATATTTATAAGATAATCGTTGTTCCGTGTGTTTGTTTTGGTGGTGTTTCTGTATAGAGATGATTGATTGAACATAAACAGTGCACATGGTCAGATAAAACGCCCTCCATTTCATTCTTGCAACTTGATCTTAAAACAAATAGGGCCAACCCCTCTAGGGATCAAATCTGTGATGTGGTGCAAAGTCAACAAAATTACAATCAAATGTTTGACTCAATACATGCCCTTTGGACTGAGATTACACACCTATCCACCCACCCCACCCTCGCCTCATATACCCACATTCCTCTCATTATTgctttattatttaaaaaatggtgCCATTAACATGGTATCTATACATATAATGTGAATTGAGGTGAATGTGTCACTTGAGCAGTAGGCAGGTACAGTCGGTGTAATATTTGGTTACAAGGCGGGGTCATTTGTGTTTAAACACAGTAGGTCATTTAGAACAGTTCGTAGCCTTCAGTACACACGCCCGAACACAGAAAACAAAGCTGTCACTCACCAGGCTCACATATGGAGGCTGCATCATGTACTATAGTATCCACAGAACCTTCTTTCTTtgccttcttcttcttcctcttcttcttattCTCATCctacagaaggacagacagaagtTAGTCTCACTGCGAGTTTGACTTATTCATCTAATGTTAACATAGCAGAACAAAACATACACTGACAGGTAGGACGAAAGTACACTTTAGATCTCTGTACTTTTTGCCACgctctgatctgtttcacctgtccttgtgattgtttccaccccctccaggtgtcgctgatttcccccagtgtatttatccctgtgtttcctgtctctctgtgccagttcgtgtTGTATGTTTCCaggtcaaccagcgtttttcccgttctcctgctttttgcattctcctttttctagtcctcccggtttttgatccttgcctgttttctggactttgtacccgcctgcctgaccattctgcctgccttgaccacgagcctgtctgccactctgtacctcctggactctgatctggttttgacctttttgcctgtcctcgaccattctcttgcctacccttttggattaataaacattgtaagactccaaccatctgtctcctgtgtctgcatctgggtctcgccttgtgccttgatgcTTTTAGACACATGGGTAGTAAACATAGATTTAATCTATGACATTCAACCGAAATAAATAAGCACGATGACTCAACATCTACAAGGATgggttctctgtgtgtgtataagtCATTCTATTCCACCTGTGAGAGGTGTATCCATCCTTGTTTTATTATTCATGACTAATAAAATGActtatatgcacacacacacacccacacacaattcacatatacagtaccagtcaaaagttaggacacacaaacttattcaagggtttttcttattttttaaactattttcttgtAGAACAaaagcgaagacatcaaaactgtgaaataacacaaatggaatcatgtagtaaccaaaaaagtgttaaacaaatcaaaacattttacatttgagattcttcaaagtagccactattattccacaaattaacttaacaaggcacacctgttaatttaaatgcattccaggtgactacctcatgaagctagttgagagaatgccaaaggtATGCAacgctgttatcaaggcaaagggtggctactttgaagaatctcaaaaataaaatacatgttgatatgtttaacacttttttggttactacatgattccatgtgtgttatttcatagttttgatgtcttcactattattctacaatgtagaaaatagtaccactaaagaaaaaacccttgaatgagtaggtgtgtccaaacttttcagtGGTACTGTGTGTACATCCACCTTATGCATATGTGTTTGTTTGCTGCTATTGCAGAGTGTTTTCACAGATCATATCGGTGCATATTCCAGATAGAAAGCAAGTCCCTACCACCTCTTCACTTCCTGATCTTGCAGGCACCAGCTCAACAGGTTATGACTGGGTGTGTTTCCTATGCCTATCTTAGATCTGGGTCCCGAAGGTCACAGCATGCCTACCATACGGGTTTCATTGTGTCATTTAGACTTTCAGCTAGTCTTTCAAACCCACATATCTCAAGCATGCAAACCTGAGTCTCCAGCTTACTAACGCTGACAGAACATAGTGCTGTTGTTCCAGTTTCTATCGTGGAATCAAAGTACCTGCTATCGATAATCACAGCATATCTTAACAAACATTACTTCAAACGGATTATATATTCAAATAAACCGCTGCATTCATTTTCAGAGCATAATTTCCCCAAAAATGTGATGGCACGTTTTTTTCTGAGTGAAAGATAAATCTAAATGATTGCACATCTAAAAGTGAGAAGAGTAAGACTAAATAAAGCTCACATCAGCAATTACAGTAGTCACTTTTTATCAAATAAAAACTGCACAGCCCAATGTGACATAGTAAGACAATACTACATCCACTTTATAAAGCTGTGTGTCATGGCAAGGGACCTAATTTGGATACGGTTGGAAAGAGAGTATTCCCAGGATTAAAACAACAATGGATTGGTTTCAGGATAGATACCAGCGTTGCCAAGACACGCTCCAGAAACCAATTAGACTTCATTTCACTTTAATTGTTTCATTGGGGGATTCAAGTCTCCTTTTGGCTTCGCATGACCAAGATATTTGTCTAAAACTAAACACATGGCCCAATCCAACCAaaatgtcatctctctctctctgtttgttcattgACTCATTCCAAACAGGCAGCTTTAGCCAGGAGTGCCAGATGGGCAGGGTTCACTCTTTTGTGACTGTTCGTGTATTGGTTCCAATGCACAAGACACGCTCAATCAAATTCAGATCTGATATAATGATGATGAACATTAGGTCAAATGTTAAGAGATTTGCGCAGCTTACTTCACTGTCTGAAGAGCTGctgtcagaggaggaggaggaggaagaggatgaactGGAATCCTGTGTACAAGAAGAAAAGGTTATTGCATAATTGACACCAGTAAAGTACATGTCAGTAGATACCTCACTTATTTGGTTGTTTCATACTTTACCTTTCATgagtgaatgtaatgaatgtgctTCTCTATTGCATTTTAAAAGGGTCTTACAGAATGGCCCACTATTAAAGACCAATATTCCTAGATAACTGTCACATTGTATAAATGATTGGAGGCCGGCACAGGAATACGTAACAGGGGTTCTTAAGGCTTGTGATCTACAGTACTCTGCAATATCTTAATGCCACTCCCCTCTCCTTATCGGTATTCCTGACTGTAGTAAGCCCTGCTGACCCATTTGAGAACCACACCATTGCAAAATACACCTACGTTTTGGAGATCAGCCCTCAGCTGTGGAGTGACTACACCTTAAACGACTAGTGTAGAGCGCACAGTTCTGAAACTGCACACTGAAATGACACTGCATTTATGTCCGGGTCACATTTGCGAGCCTCCAGTGAGCAGTGCATTCCAAGTAGGGGATGTTCACATTGGAAGCGCTTAGGCGACTcaccttcttcttcctcttcttcttcttcagcttcttctttttcttttccttcttgcctttctcctcctcctcgctgTCTGAAGATGGGCAGCTGTGGAATGAGTACAAGTCAACCTGAAGGAGAGAGAAACTGCAATTGTTACAACTTGACAGATGGATATGACGGAGTAAAATTAGATGGTAAATGTATTATTGTTTTCATAGTGCAGACATGCACAGGCATTTATTTAAGTACAGGGTTAGGTTTCAGGTTATTATCTGGTTACTATTTGACCTATCGTTACTTTTCTTGGGAAGTCTTTGAAGATACCCTCAATATAGACGTgcactacacccccccccccccccccccgatcaCAACATTTTTGGCCTACTTTCAATATCTCCGCAGTCCTTCCACTGAACCTGATCCTCCGTTACATACCTTTCCAGATCGTCCTGCAGGGGCTCTGGGGTCCGTCTTGGCTGCGTTAGTGGTGTCGGTTGAAGACAGCCCTCCCAGCCCTCCATGCTCTTCAAGCTTCTGTTCACTCCTCCCAGTCTGGAGTACATCCAGCGTGCTCAGGACAACttgtcctccctctccatctccaggcCCTCCCCCTGGAGCTACACAAACGAGCGTAGATGACTACACAGTTATATGTTCCAATCACAAATCAATATGTTAATTGTATTGTATGGTTGTACTATATTTTCAGTCATCTTAGCCTTGTACAAATCACCTACACACTGAGGCTTTTGCGGTGCGAACAACATTAAATACAATACAAAAAAACAATAACCAGAGTATCAAAAATGCATAGGTACTGATCATGTATGAACGGCATAAAAGTGTTTTAATACTATGGATAAAACACTATCTGATGCCTTTCCTTATTCCTCACTCTGTACTCCATCCCATGTAATGATGCATTCGCCCTCAGAGTACATTTGTAGCCATAATGCACAAACCAAATAGACTACATCTACATATTGTCTGTTCTAAGTAGAAGAAGTAGCAGATACATTACTTTTGCATGTTGACTGACAACAACAGTGGAGAATTGCATGATTTGTTTGATTTCAGATGTTTTTGGACCCCTGCATGACTGCAAAGAAATACTAATAATTATACAGCTTTAAACTACAGCTCACCCCTTCAAATGTCATGTATCTACATTTTCCAATTACGCCTTAAGTAGAATGGGGTGGAATATACAGTTGGTGATAATGAGAAATGATTGTTACTTTTACCGGGGAACATACTTAAAGAACGAGACCCATTACATTTTTAGACCACATCAAGCtttaaacatacagtatgccGGTCATCTATAAAGGCATGTGCGCTAATGTCACCAAAGGTGCGCTAAAGTCACCAACGGTGCACAAAAGTCACCAAAGGTGCGCTAAAGTCACCAAAGGTGCACAAAAGTCACTAAAAGTGCATAGATCACCATACCTTTGGGTCGATTGAACTCCATTCAACTCAACAGCCGCTCCAGTTACACCTTGCAGTTGGCTGTGAATGGATGATATGACTGAGTTACACTGATAGGAAGTCCTTTATTCTGGCCATTGGCCAAGGTGTGGGTATTGTGTGAATTCGTTGGCCTGTGCAGAACAGGTAAATCCGGTTTCACAGTAATGGGCTGACCTTTCACATTTTATGTTGAATATTAGCCTAATATCTTAAAAATACACTATATTGCTTGTATCTGATCTATATGATGTGTTTTTCTAAGTTTGCCCAAACATATCTCTTCTCACAGTACatggaggtaaaaaaaaaaagtgtatttcCTATAAACAAACATGTGTCTTAACATCACACACGGCAGTATGGTTAGTGCTCCTTGCGCAAAGCAAGGGTGCATTATGACACAGTGTTGCACTGAATACATTTTGAGATCTTGGAGTGCTCGAATTGATCTCTCAACTACAGCCACAGGGCAAATTATGGACATTGTTTGGTTAGAATTGAAAGGATTATGCTCAAATGCCATTATTTTTCAGTAATACTTTAAACCATTGGTTTAACTCTAACAGTTCAGAAGGTCACcatctgtcacgatcgtcgtaagaagcggaccaaagcgcagcgtggtgggAATGCATCATTTAATAGATGACAAAAAACACGAAGTAAActgtacaaaaacaataaacgaccgtgaagctatcataagaactgtgctgacacaaacaactaacatagacaatcacccacaaacaaacagtgaaacccaggctacctaagtatgattctcaatcagagacaactaatgacacctgcctctgattgagaaccatactaggccgaaacatagaaattccaaaatcatagaaaaacaaacatagactgcccaccccaactcacgccctgaccacaataaataacgacaaaacaaaggaaataaaggtcagaacgtgacaccatcCCTTCTTTATTTAAATTTCAAAACATATTATTCTATTTGTGTAGTCTACCCTTCACAACACTTAGCTAGTAGGCTACATGGTTTTTAAATGACTAATACCCAATTAACTTGTGAGAGAcgtaaactcggtctcaacctttaagtctttactgaaaactcatctcttcagtgggtcatttgattgagtgtagtctcaaggaaaggctctggagcaacaaacagcccttgctgtctctgcctggctctatccactgggattctctgcctctaaccctattacaggggctgagtcactggcttactggtgctctttcatgacgtccctaggaggggtgcgtcacttgagtgggttgagtcactgatgtgatcttcctgtctgggttgccccccccccccctccccgggttgtgccgtgggggagatctttgtgggctatactcggccttgtctcaggatggtaagttggtggttgaaaatatccctctagtggtgtgggggctgtgctttggcaaagtgggtggggttatatccttcctgtttgaccCTGTCCGGGTGTATCATCGgaaggggccacagtgtctcctgacccctcctgtctcagcctccagcatttatgctgcagtagtttgtgtcggggggctagggtcagtttgttatatctggagtacttctcctgtcttatccggtctcctgtgtgaatttaagtatgctctctctaattctctctttctctctttctttctctctctcagaggacctgagccctaggaccatgcctcaggactacctggcatgatgactccttgctgtccccagtccacctggccgtgctgctgctccagtttcaactgttctgcctgtgactattattatttgaccatgctggtcatttatgaacattggaacatcttggccatgttctgttataatctccatccggcacagccagaagaggactggccaccccccatagcctggttcctctctaggtttcttcctaggtttttgcctttctagggagattttcatagccaccgtgcttctacacctgcattgcttgctgtttggggttttaggctgggtttctgtacatcactttgagatatcaactgatgtacgaagggctatataaatacatttgatttgatttgatttgatttagacagcacttctaaaaacctatttcacACCATAGCCTGCTTAATTTGCAAGATCacttttctttcattttgattTCGGTTACAAATTAAAATGTGGCACTGACACGcccatggattgatgtttcagcattgtctcaatgaagagttcctCGTTCGATTAGCCACGTGCGACATTTGAGTTAGTGGCAGGCAGAAGAGGAATATCCatgaagcctgagctggaatgtgaagctaattAAAGCTGGCTAGCTTTAGAAAATCCCACATAGATCTAGCTTGCTTCTTAGTATACCCCTCTGACACATTTTTAAAATACTAAACATTCCCCAGTAAcaaaattgaaaaagcatgaccctccccAAAATTCCTTCATgtagagctaggaacacaagcgtttcactacacccgcaataacatctgctaaatatgtgcatgtgaccaataaaatatgatttgaagGACCCTATTCCCTTAATTCTGAAAGATCCCTGGGCTTATTTTAAGGAGTTGAGAAATACATTTAGTGTAAAGAAAAGCTGGGTGCTTCCTCACGAAACCAGGACAAAGAAAAGCCATCGTTTTTCTGATTTTCACAACATTTAATCAATAGAATGGTCCTTTGgaggaaggattgttgacatatACTTGACATTTGTATCTAATAGCATAATTAAGAATTAATACAATTTGGCATATTTATTAGTGTCATATGAAGCTGTACTGCTTTCTCTAAAATATGAATTTTGATTTCAATAACAATTTTCTTACATTAATTTATGAATATTGacaaatattaatattaatattgaAAATATACCATTTTTGATTTGGCGATTTGTTTGTACACATATATTGTTGAACATAATATACTCTATGGGCATATCAAAGTTACAGAGTGGGATCTCTGCTAGTTTTAAGGTTAAGGCCCATTTTACACAGAGAAATTGGCATAGCAGGCTATGTAACCAATCACAAACCTCCTTTTACTTGTAGCATTGCAGATCTCACAAAACACCAGCAGAgggcgaccattttgaatcctaCAAATTGCCGACAAATTGGACCATTACTCTAAAAGTACCAGAGATCCCACTCTGGAACTTTGATATGTCCATAAAGCAGGGTTGGCCACCCTTTTGTAGGCCTGAGGATCAATTTCCAAAAATGGTGCCCCTTACCAAAAATatcaaatatacagtaccagtcaaaagtttggacacacctactcattcaaggaattttctttatttttactactttctacattttagaataatagtggaaacatcaaaaccatgaaataacacatttggaatcatgtagtaaccaaaaaaatgataacaacacaaaatatattttatatttgagattcttcaaagtacccccctttgccttgatgacagctttgcacactcttgacattctctcaaccagcttcatgaggaatgctttccaatagtcttgaaggagttcccacatatgctgagctcttgttggctgcttttccttccctctgcagtccaactcatcccaaaccatctgaaatgggttgaggtctggtgatgtggaggccaagtcatctgatgcaacactccatcactctagttCTTGGTCAAATAGAGCTTACACAGCTTGAAGGTGTGTTTTGGggtattgtcctgttgaaaaacagatgATAGTCCCgttaagcacaaaccagatgagatggcgtatcgccgcagaatgctgtggtagctatgctggttaagtgtgccttgaattctatataaatcactgacagtgtcaccagcaaagcacacccacaccatcacacctcctcctccatgcttcatggtgggaaccacacatgcggagatcatccgttcacctacactgTGTCTCATAAATAAACGACGGTTGGATCaacaatctcaaatttggactcatcagacgaaAGCAtatattt containing:
- the LOC115137811 gene encoding protein FAM133-like, whose protein sequence is MEFNRPKAPGGGPGDGEGGQVVLSTLDVLQTGRSEQKLEEHGGLGGLSSTDTTNAAKTDPRAPAGRSGKVDLYSFHSCPSSDSEEEEKGKKEKKKKKLKKKKRKKKDSSSSSSSSSSSDSSSSDSEDENKKKRKKKKAKKEGSVDTIVHDAASICEPGLEGVTDLNDEETKKKEDNSGSDSEEDKKKKKKKKKKKKKVCIDSSSSSSSSSSSSSSDSEEEDKKKKKKKEKEEEEVS